From Pseudonocardia autotrophica, one genomic window encodes:
- a CDS encoding PH domain-containing protein → MAFPDDALGEDERVVLHGRPHWRLCLGPVCALLLVSAAAGFAAAVVRLQTWAPWAWALLGVLAGLAVTRTTVLPLVRWRCSHLAVTNLRFIVREGITTRNGLDVPIDRIDAVRVRSSTLERVLGCGTLQLDVAGERLRFAHVPAVERVQARLHREIGRIESTRRAAAGETQRTSLRGHADAAVRERMGA, encoded by the coding sequence ATGGCGTTCCCGGACGACGCGCTCGGTGAGGACGAGCGCGTCGTGCTGCACGGCAGGCCGCACTGGCGGTTGTGTCTCGGCCCGGTGTGCGCACTGCTGCTGGTGAGCGCCGCGGCCGGGTTCGCCGCGGCGGTCGTGCGGCTGCAGACCTGGGCGCCCTGGGCGTGGGCGCTGCTCGGCGTGCTGGCCGGGCTCGCCGTGACCCGGACGACGGTGCTGCCGCTGGTCCGCTGGCGCTGCTCGCACCTGGCCGTGACGAACCTGCGGTTCATCGTCCGGGAGGGGATCACCACCCGGAACGGGCTGGACGTGCCGATCGACCGGATCGACGCGGTGCGGGTCCGCAGCAGCACACTCGAACGGGTGCTGGGCTGCGGCACCCTGCAGCTCGACGTGGCCGGCGAGCGGCTCAGGTTCGCCCACGTCCCCGCCGTGGAGCGGGTGCAGGCCCGGCTGCACCGCGAGATCGGCCGGATCGAGAGCACCCGCCGGGCGGCCGCGGGAGAGACACAGCGCACATCCCTGCGGGGGCATGCGGACGCCGCGGTCCGGGAGAGGATGGGGGCGTGA
- a CDS encoding sensor histidine kinase, translating to MSPIAAAARRVESDRSPALGIPRRLVSLLWLPVVLFLLFWSPGQGVSPAWLYPVGLVPAVAGWLVFALYRNTPPVVTVLTSLALAGGGIALLAGSGGWTTSAAFPMMAVFVAALRLPRRAALAVDVPVIAATTVVVGPYTSVWDVLLVVGALTAMVLFGLGRRDAARRVAEHERALVADARAREEHARAEAIADRARVARDVHDVLAHSLSALAVQLQGARLLALRDGAAPDTVAQIERAQRLTSDGIAEARRAVRALREGPAPVDVAGELRELGRAHPDATVEIDDGLRLGAREGETVLRTAQEALSNARKHAPGAPVTVRLRRDGDGTAELEVVDVVGAPPPPGDGAGSGLAGMAERAALAGAELQTGPTPDGWRVRLRLPAHAPDHERIPT from the coding sequence GTGAGCCCGATCGCCGCCGCGGCCCGCCGCGTGGAGTCCGACCGGTCGCCGGCGCTCGGGATACCCCGGCGGCTGGTGTCGCTGCTGTGGCTGCCGGTCGTGCTGTTCCTGCTGTTCTGGTCGCCGGGGCAGGGCGTCTCCCCGGCGTGGCTCTACCCGGTCGGGCTGGTCCCCGCCGTCGCCGGCTGGCTGGTCTTCGCCCTCTACCGGAACACCCCGCCGGTGGTGACGGTGCTGACCAGCCTCGCTCTCGCCGGTGGCGGGATCGCCCTGCTCGCCGGTTCGGGCGGTTGGACCACCTCGGCCGCCTTCCCTATGATGGCGGTGTTCGTCGCTGCGCTGCGGCTGCCCCGCCGGGCCGCGCTGGCCGTCGACGTGCCGGTCATCGCGGCCACGACGGTCGTCGTGGGGCCCTACACGTCGGTGTGGGACGTGCTGCTGGTCGTCGGCGCGCTGACCGCGATGGTGTTGTTCGGGCTCGGCCGCCGCGACGCGGCCCGCCGCGTCGCGGAGCACGAGCGGGCACTGGTCGCCGACGCCAGGGCCCGCGAGGAGCACGCCCGTGCCGAGGCCATCGCCGACCGCGCCCGGGTCGCCCGCGACGTGCACGACGTGCTGGCCCACTCGCTGTCCGCGCTCGCCGTGCAGCTGCAGGGGGCCCGGCTGCTGGCGCTGCGCGACGGCGCGGCGCCGGACACCGTCGCCCAGATCGAGCGGGCCCAGCGGCTCACCTCCGACGGCATCGCCGAGGCCCGGCGTGCCGTGCGGGCGCTGCGCGAGGGGCCGGCGCCGGTCGACGTCGCCGGGGAGCTGCGGGAGCTGGGCCGGGCGCACCCGGACGCGACCGTCGAGATCGACGACGGGCTGCGGCTCGGCGCCCGCGAGGGCGAGACCGTGCTGCGCACCGCGCAGGAGGCGTTGTCCAACGCCCGCAAGCACGCCCCCGGGGCGCCGGTGACGGTGCGTCTGCGCCGCGACGGTGACGGTACCGCCGAGCTGGAGGTCGTCGATGTCGTCGGGGCGCCGCCGCCCCCCGGCGACGGCGCGGGCTCCGGCCTGGCCGGGATGGCCGAGCGGGCCGCGCTGGCCGGCGCCGAGCTGCAGACCGGCCCCACCCCCGACGGCTGGCGGGTCCGGCTCCGGCTGCCCGCGCACGCCCCGGACCACGAGAGGATCCCGACGTGA
- a CDS encoding SufE family protein, which yields MSLPPALAELVDDFAALGPKDRLQLLLELSRELPELPDRYADAADSMEQVHECQSPLFLAVEVAEGGDRPVHLFFSAPPEAPTTRGFASIMHTGLDGQPADAVLAVPDDFYTDLGLAEAVSPLRLRGIAAMLARIKRQVRAATG from the coding sequence GTGAGCCTCCCACCGGCACTCGCCGAGCTGGTCGACGACTTCGCCGCGCTCGGCCCCAAGGATCGGCTGCAGCTGCTGCTGGAGCTCTCCCGGGAGCTGCCCGAGCTGCCCGACCGGTACGCCGACGCCGCGGACTCGATGGAGCAGGTGCACGAGTGCCAGTCCCCGTTGTTCCTCGCCGTCGAGGTCGCCGAGGGCGGTGACCGGCCGGTGCACCTGTTCTTCTCGGCACCGCCGGAGGCACCGACCACCCGCGGTTTCGCGTCGATCATGCACACCGGGTTGGACGGGCAGCCGGCCGATGCCGTGCTGGCGGTCCCGGACGACTTCTACACCGATCTCGGCCTGGCCGAGGCGGTGAGCCCGCTGCGGCTGCGCGGGATCGCGGCGATGCTGGCCCGGATCAAGCGGCAGGTGCGGGCGGCGACCGGCTGA
- a CDS encoding nuclear transport factor 2 family protein, with translation MSDGSRPPFPPFDEATAWKKVLAAEAAWNTRDPHKVAQAYTPDTVWRNRDTWLTGRDEVVAFLTAKWEREHDYALRKSLWVFGGNRIAVRFRYESRDADGQWWRSYGNENWEFAENGLMRRREASINDLPIAPEDRTIHGPRPEGDDSDFGV, from the coding sequence GTGAGTGACGGTTCCCGTCCCCCGTTCCCGCCGTTCGACGAGGCGACGGCCTGGAAGAAGGTGCTCGCCGCCGAGGCCGCGTGGAACACCCGCGACCCGCACAAGGTGGCGCAGGCCTACACCCCGGACACCGTCTGGCGTAATCGCGACACCTGGCTGACCGGCCGCGACGAGGTCGTCGCGTTCCTGACCGCGAAGTGGGAGCGCGAGCACGACTACGCGCTGCGCAAGTCGCTGTGGGTGTTCGGCGGGAACCGGATCGCGGTGCGCTTCCGGTACGAGTCCCGCGACGCCGACGGGCAGTGGTGGCGCAGCTACGGCAACGAGAACTGGGAGTTCGCGGAGAACGGCCTCATGCGCAGGCGCGAGGCCAGCATCAACGATCTGCCGATCGCCCCGGAGGACCGGACGATCCACGGCCCGCGGCCCGAGGGGGACGACTCCGATTTCGGTGTCTGA
- a CDS encoding acyl-CoA carboxylase subunit beta — MSAATEPMATPDDGGAAPDVHTTAGKLADLYQRFDDAIHAGSQTAVERQHAKGRQTARERIDQLLDPGSFVELDALTRHRSTNFGMQDKRPFGDGVVTGTGTIDGRPVAIFSQDATVFGGALGEVYGEKIVKVMDLAAKIGCPMIGINDGGGARIQEGVVALGLYGEIFTRNVRSSGVIPQISLIMGPCAGGAVYSPAITDFTVMVDETSHMFITGPDVIKTVTGENVDMEELGGGRAHNTRSGVAHYLAGDESDALDYVKQLLSFLPSNNLSEPPEFPAAEPVEGSISDGLTDSDAELDTLIPDSPNTPYDIREVVNRVVDDEDFLEVQELWAPNIVTGYARIEGRSVGIVANQPTQFAGCLDIDASEKAARFVRTCDAFNIPVLTFVDVPGFLPGTEQEWNGIIRRGAKLIYAYAEATVPKITVITRKAYGGAYDVMGSKHLGADVNIAWPTAQIAVTGAQGAVSILYRKELKALEGSDGSALAAKRAELQQDYEDTLCNPYIAADRGYIDAVVPPSHTRGYVGRALRMLSTKREQGPTRKHGNIPL; from the coding sequence ATGAGCGCCGCAACGGAGCCGATGGCGACCCCGGACGACGGTGGGGCCGCACCTGACGTGCACACCACGGCGGGCAAGCTCGCCGACCTGTACCAGCGTTTCGACGACGCGATCCACGCCGGATCGCAGACGGCCGTCGAGCGTCAGCACGCCAAGGGCAGGCAGACCGCACGCGAGCGGATCGACCAGCTCCTCGATCCCGGCTCGTTCGTCGAGCTGGACGCACTGACCCGGCACCGGTCGACCAACTTCGGGATGCAGGACAAGCGCCCGTTCGGTGACGGCGTGGTGACCGGCACCGGCACGATCGACGGCCGGCCGGTGGCGATCTTCTCGCAGGACGCCACGGTGTTCGGCGGTGCGCTCGGCGAGGTCTACGGCGAGAAGATCGTCAAGGTGATGGATCTGGCGGCGAAGATCGGCTGCCCGATGATCGGGATCAACGACGGTGGCGGCGCCCGGATCCAGGAGGGCGTGGTCGCACTCGGCCTCTACGGCGAGATCTTCACCCGCAACGTGCGCAGCTCCGGTGTGATCCCGCAGATCTCGCTGATCATGGGCCCGTGCGCGGGCGGCGCGGTGTACTCCCCCGCGATCACCGACTTCACCGTGATGGTCGACGAGACCAGCCACATGTTCATCACCGGCCCGGACGTGATCAAGACCGTCACCGGCGAGAACGTCGACATGGAGGAGCTCGGCGGCGGCCGGGCGCACAACACCAGGTCCGGCGTGGCGCACTACCTGGCCGGCGACGAGTCGGACGCGCTGGACTACGTGAAGCAGCTGCTGAGCTTCCTGCCGTCGAACAACCTGTCCGAGCCGCCGGAGTTCCCCGCGGCGGAGCCCGTCGAGGGCTCGATCAGCGACGGGCTCACCGACTCCGACGCCGAGCTCGACACTCTGATCCCGGACTCGCCGAACACCCCGTACGACATCCGCGAGGTCGTCAACCGGGTCGTGGACGACGAGGACTTCCTCGAGGTCCAGGAGCTGTGGGCGCCCAACATCGTCACCGGCTACGCCCGGATCGAGGGGCGCAGCGTCGGCATCGTCGCGAACCAGCCGACCCAGTTCGCCGGCTGCCTGGACATCGACGCCTCGGAGAAGGCCGCCCGGTTCGTACGGACCTGCGACGCGTTCAACATCCCGGTGCTGACCTTCGTCGACGTCCCGGGCTTCCTCCCGGGCACCGAGCAGGAGTGGAACGGCATCATCCGGCGCGGCGCGAAGCTGATCTACGCCTACGCCGAGGCGACCGTCCCGAAGATCACCGTGATCACCCGCAAGGCCTACGGCGGCGCGTACGACGTGATGGGCTCCAAGCACCTCGGCGCCGACGTCAACATCGCCTGGCCGACCGCGCAGATCGCGGTCACGGGGGCGCAGGGCGCGGTGTCGATCCTGTACCGCAAGGAGCTCAAGGCGCTGGAGGGTTCGGACGGCAGCGCGCTCGCCGCCAAGCGCGCGGAGCTGCAGCAGGACTACGAGGACACCCTCTGCAACCCCTACATCGCCGCCGACCGGGGTTACATCGACGCGGTCGTGCCGCCGTCGCACACCCGCGGCTACGTCGGCCGGGCGCTGCGGATGCTGTCCACCAAGCGGGAGCAGGGCCCGACCCGCAAGCACGGGAACATCCCGCTCTGA
- a CDS encoding TIGR04222 domain-containing membrane protein, with the protein MGTNLTGETWGVSPTTFLAGYLLLAVVVTALVCWYRARVVAGDPAGVTTIDGRPEDVAHLNGGPHLAVYAALSAMHVDGTVVTSCRTPGQVRAGGPLTRSATGLQRAIHRSAHRLIPGRSLRTHAAVAAELARIARRLESAGLLLGASERDRLRSAAVLPGLVAALGLVRVLVGATNARPIGALLLVTMAMATVTLLLGARMPVRTRAGDEALRRVREQHPELSPSMHPDWVASGPSAAALSVGAFGLGAMLAAEPAFAEELAAQRAVALDGRG; encoded by the coding sequence ATGGGTACGAACCTCACCGGCGAGACCTGGGGTGTCAGCCCCACCACCTTCCTGGCGGGTTACCTGCTGCTCGCCGTCGTCGTGACGGCGCTGGTCTGCTGGTACCGCGCCCGTGTGGTCGCCGGTGACCCGGCCGGGGTGACCACGATCGACGGCCGCCCGGAGGATGTCGCGCATCTCAACGGCGGCCCGCACCTGGCGGTGTACGCGGCGCTGTCGGCGATGCACGTCGACGGCACCGTCGTCACCTCCTGCCGGACCCCGGGCCAGGTCCGGGCCGGTGGCCCGCTGACCCGGTCGGCGACCGGGCTGCAGCGGGCGATCCACCGCTCGGCGCACCGGCTCATCCCGGGCCGCAGCCTGCGCACGCACGCCGCGGTCGCCGCCGAGCTGGCGCGGATCGCCCGGCGGCTCGAATCGGCCGGGCTGCTGCTCGGCGCGTCCGAGCGGGACCGGCTCCGCTCGGCGGCCGTACTGCCGGGGCTGGTCGCCGCGCTGGGCCTGGTCCGGGTCCTGGTGGGCGCGACGAACGCGCGCCCGATCGGAGCGCTGCTGCTCGTGACCATGGCCATGGCCACGGTGACGCTCCTGCTCGGCGCGCGGATGCCGGTGCGCACCCGCGCCGGCGACGAGGCGCTGCGCCGGGTGCGGGAGCAGCATCCCGAACTCTCTCCGTCGATGCACCCGGACTGGGTGGCGAGCGGGCCCTCCGCAGCGGCGCTGAGCGTCGGCGCGTTCGGGCTCGGCGCGATGCTCGCCGCGGAGCCCGCGTTCGCCGAGGAGCTGGCCGCCCAGCGGGCCGTCGCCCTCGACGGGCGCGGCTGA
- a CDS encoding Maf family protein has product MRLVLASASPARLGVLRAAGADPLVEVSDVDEDALLAAHPDADPARKVTLLAAAKAAAVAERIAGEHPDALVIGCDSMLLLDGDLVGKPRDTDDARHRWLAMAGRTGELLTGHAVLRLVGGAVAKEAEGHAVTAVRFAEPDPEELAAYLGTGEPLKVAGAFTLDGFGAWFIDGIDGDPSNVIGISLPLVRRLLGGIGVSVVDLWRKES; this is encoded by the coding sequence GTGCGCCTGGTTCTCGCCTCCGCCTCCCCCGCCCGGCTCGGTGTACTCCGCGCCGCAGGCGCCGACCCGCTCGTCGAGGTCTCCGACGTCGACGAGGACGCCCTGCTGGCCGCCCACCCGGACGCCGACCCCGCCCGCAAGGTCACCCTGCTGGCCGCGGCGAAGGCGGCGGCGGTCGCGGAACGGATCGCCGGCGAGCACCCGGACGCGCTGGTGATCGGCTGCGACTCGATGCTGCTCCTCGACGGCGACCTGGTCGGCAAGCCCCGCGACACCGACGATGCGCGCCACCGCTGGCTGGCGATGGCCGGCCGGACCGGTGAGCTGCTCACCGGGCACGCGGTGCTGCGGCTCGTCGGCGGTGCGGTCGCGAAGGAGGCGGAGGGACACGCGGTGACCGCGGTCCGGTTCGCCGAGCCGGACCCCGAGGAGCTGGCGGCCTATCTCGGCACCGGCGAGCCGCTGAAGGTGGCGGGCGCCTTCACCCTCGACGGGTTCGGCGCCTGGTTCATCGACGGCATCGACGGCGATCCGTCGAACGTGATCGGGATCAGCCTCCCGCTGGTCCGCCGGCTGCTCGGCGGGATCGGCGTGAGCGTGGTCGACCTGTGGCGCAAGGAGTCCTGA
- a CDS encoding biotin--[acetyl-CoA-carboxylase] ligase translates to MTTGTNPDEGADEPLDVYALRTAVLRPAGGWTALEVVASTGSTNADLLAEAGRGAPDRSVLIAEEQVRGRGRLDRTWISRPGATVTMSVLWRPEGVPADRLGWLPMLAGVALVDAIAEVAPDVPAAMKWPNDLLVGPSRGKAAGILAEMTAVSGGGPGVVLGIGLNVATPAHELPWGATSLAAHGLTATRAEVVVALLGHLYLREAEWRDAGGDADACGLRSDYRSRCASLGSRVRVERPGGDHLVGMAEDVDPQGRLLVHPDGGERVAVAAGDVVHLRPADHP, encoded by the coding sequence ATGACGACCGGGACGAACCCTGACGAGGGTGCTGACGAACCGCTGGACGTGTACGCCCTGCGCACGGCCGTGCTGCGCCCGGCGGGCGGCTGGACGGCCCTCGAGGTGGTCGCCTCGACCGGATCCACCAACGCCGACCTGCTCGCCGAGGCCGGTCGGGGCGCGCCGGACCGGTCGGTGCTGATCGCCGAGGAGCAGGTCCGTGGTCGCGGCCGGCTGGACCGCACCTGGATCTCGCGGCCCGGTGCGACGGTGACGATGTCGGTGCTGTGGCGCCCCGAGGGGGTCCCCGCGGACCGGCTGGGCTGGCTGCCGATGCTGGCCGGGGTGGCACTGGTGGACGCGATCGCCGAGGTGGCGCCGGACGTCCCCGCCGCGATGAAGTGGCCGAACGACCTGCTCGTCGGCCCGTCCCGGGGCAAGGCGGCCGGGATCCTGGCCGAGATGACGGCGGTGTCCGGCGGCGGTCCGGGCGTCGTGCTGGGCATCGGGCTGAACGTCGCCACCCCGGCACACGAGCTGCCGTGGGGGGCCACCTCGCTGGCCGCGCACGGGCTGACCGCGACCCGCGCCGAGGTCGTCGTCGCACTGCTCGGGCACCTGTACCTGCGTGAAGCCGAGTGGCGCGACGCCGGCGGCGACGCCGACGCCTGCGGGCTCCGGTCGGACTACCGGTCCCGCTGCGCCAGCCTCGGCTCCCGGGTCCGGGTGGAGCGCCCCGGCGGCGACCACCTCGTCGGGATGGCCGAGGACGTCGACCCGCAGGGCAGGCTGCTCGTGCACCCCGACGGCGGCGAGCGGGTCGCGGTGGCGGCAGGCGACGTCGTGCACCTGCGCCCCGCCGATCACCCGTAG
- a CDS encoding acyl-CoA carboxylase epsilon subunit has product MGTEDSAEQTPEQRRALFRVVRGTPDQHELAALTAVVAAAAGAGAPAPAPAPANLWSHPASQLRVPLVAGRGAWRASGLPR; this is encoded by the coding sequence ATGGGCACCGAGGACTCCGCCGAGCAGACCCCGGAGCAGCGCCGCGCGCTGTTCCGGGTGGTCCGGGGCACCCCGGACCAGCACGAGCTGGCCGCGCTCACCGCGGTGGTCGCCGCCGCGGCCGGTGCAGGCGCCCCGGCCCCGGCCCCGGCTCCGGCGAACCTGTGGTCGCACCCGGCGTCCCAGCTGCGGGTCCCGCTGGTCGCGGGGCGCGGGGCGTGGCGCGCCTCGGGGCTGCCCCGCTGA
- a CDS encoding alpha/beta hydrolase, translating to MLNTLLRIDVTTVGFLAGLAVLSVLVVVALRLLRFPRPGVVVVVLALLVVNTGALANSYYDYYRDLGYVLGDAPGDEVALDELMARTAAPDQGEIAPFPIPARASRFDAREALVWVPPAWFARPRPQLPVVLLLHGTPGSPQDWIDGGRAADTANAFAAAHGGRAPILVLPDVNGSLAADSECVDGPAGKVETYLTEDLVPAVQQTFRTLDPGPAWAVAGLSEGGSCAIMLALRHPTVFGTFGDYAGLAGPRSGDTNATGSTVADLFDGSRAAFEEHEPAAVLAIRRFPGLGGWFEAGSADEQPLVAARRLAPAARAAGIDVCERVIPDGGHDFDLFSTAFADSLPWIAGRTGAFPPGPCPGG from the coding sequence GTGCTGAACACGCTGCTACGGATCGACGTCACGACCGTCGGCTTCCTGGCCGGGCTGGCGGTCCTCAGCGTGCTGGTGGTCGTCGCGCTGCGCCTGCTCCGGTTCCCCCGGCCCGGTGTGGTCGTCGTGGTCCTGGCGCTGCTGGTTGTCAACACCGGGGCGCTTGCCAACAGCTACTACGACTACTACCGCGACCTCGGGTACGTGCTCGGTGACGCGCCGGGCGACGAGGTCGCCCTCGACGAGCTGATGGCCCGCACCGCGGCCCCCGACCAGGGTGAGATCGCGCCGTTCCCGATCCCGGCGCGGGCATCCAGGTTCGACGCCCGGGAGGCGCTGGTCTGGGTCCCGCCGGCCTGGTTCGCCCGGCCTCGGCCGCAGCTCCCGGTGGTGCTGCTGCTGCACGGCACCCCGGGATCGCCGCAGGACTGGATCGACGGCGGCCGCGCCGCCGACACCGCCAACGCGTTCGCCGCCGCGCACGGCGGGCGGGCCCCGATCCTGGTCCTGCCGGACGTCAACGGATCGCTCGCGGCCGACTCCGAGTGCGTCGACGGGCCGGCCGGAAAGGTCGAGACCTACCTGACCGAGGACCTGGTCCCCGCCGTGCAGCAGACCTTCCGGACCCTCGATCCGGGCCCGGCCTGGGCGGTGGCCGGCCTGTCCGAGGGTGGCTCCTGCGCGATCATGCTCGCGCTGCGCCATCCCACCGTGTTCGGCACCTTCGGCGACTACGCCGGCCTGGCCGGGCCACGCTCGGGCGACACGAACGCGACCGGCAGCACGGTCGCGGACCTGTTCGACGGTTCCCGCGCCGCCTTCGAGGAGCACGAACCGGCCGCGGTCCTCGCGATCCGGCGCTTCCCCGGTCTCGGCGGCTGGTTCGAGGCCGGATCGGCCGACGAGCAGCCGCTGGTCGCCGCACGCCGGCTCGCACCGGCCGCCCGGGCGGCCGGGATCGACGTGTGCGAGCGGGTGATCCCCGACGGCGGGCACGACTTCGACCTGTTCTCCACGGCGTTCGCGGACTCGTTGCCGTGGATCGCCGGGCGCACGGGGGCGTTCCCGCCGGGCCCCTGCCCGGGCGGCTGA
- a CDS encoding response regulator, whose protein sequence is MSDLRVVLADDQRIVRDGLATVLGLLEGIEVVGTAAGGDDAVALVAELAPDVLLTDLRMPAGDGVSATRRVRAGHPGTAVVVLTTYVDDDAVIDAIAAGASGWLSKDADAEAIGRALRSAADGVSTVDAGVLSRLVTERASAVPATPADPPDGLTPREVEVLGLIAQGLSNTEIARRLVVGEATVKTHVNHLFAKAGLRDRAQAVGYAYRHGLAGSAP, encoded by the coding sequence GTGAGCGACCTGCGGGTGGTGCTGGCCGACGACCAGCGGATCGTGCGCGACGGCCTCGCCACCGTCCTGGGCCTGCTCGAGGGCATCGAGGTCGTCGGGACCGCCGCCGGCGGCGACGACGCCGTCGCGCTGGTCGCCGAGCTGGCGCCGGACGTGCTGCTCACGGATCTGCGGATGCCCGCGGGCGACGGGGTCTCGGCGACCCGGCGGGTCCGGGCCGGGCACCCCGGCACCGCCGTCGTCGTGCTGACCACCTATGTCGACGACGACGCCGTGATCGACGCGATCGCCGCAGGCGCCTCGGGCTGGCTGTCCAAGGACGCCGACGCCGAGGCGATCGGGCGGGCCCTGCGCTCCGCCGCCGACGGCGTGTCCACGGTCGACGCCGGGGTGCTGTCCCGGCTGGTCACCGAGCGCGCGTCGGCGGTCCCGGCCACCCCCGCCGACCCGCCGGACGGGCTCACCCCGCGCGAGGTCGAGGTGCTCGGCCTGATCGCGCAGGGCCTGTCCAACACCGAGATCGCCCGGCGGCTGGTGGTCGGCGAGGCGACGGTGAAGACGCACGTCAACCACCTGTTCGCCAAGGCCGGGCTGCGCGACCGCGCCCAGGCCGTCGGCTACGCCTACCGGCACGGCCTGGCCGGGAGCGCGCCGTGA
- a CDS encoding sulfurtransferase, protein MAVTNDPDPKLAEYAHPERLVTTSWLADHLEDPGLVVVESDEDVLLYDTGHIPGAVKVDWHTELNDPVTRDYVDGTRFAEIMSERGIGRDTTIVVYGDRNNWWAAYALWVFSLFGHADVRLLDGGRSKWVAEGREMVTDTPTPARADYPVVERDDAGIRAFKEDVLDHLGLVSSGGGALVDVRSLPEYTGEKLHMPDYPQEGAVRGGHIPGAASVPWARAAAEDGSFKSRAELAAIYEQEQGLAPSDDVVAYCRIGERSSHTWFVLTYLLGFDRVRNYDGSWTEWGNAVRVPIAQGEERG, encoded by the coding sequence ATGGCTGTCACGAACGACCCCGATCCCAAGCTCGCCGAGTACGCGCACCCGGAGCGCCTGGTCACCACCTCGTGGCTGGCCGACCACCTCGAGGACCCGGGGCTGGTCGTCGTGGAGTCCGACGAGGACGTGCTGCTCTACGACACCGGGCACATCCCGGGCGCGGTGAAGGTCGACTGGCACACCGAGCTGAACGACCCGGTCACCCGGGACTACGTCGACGGCACCCGGTTCGCCGAGATCATGTCCGAGCGCGGCATCGGCCGGGACACCACGATCGTCGTCTACGGCGACCGGAACAACTGGTGGGCCGCCTACGCGCTGTGGGTGTTCTCGCTGTTCGGCCACGCCGACGTGCGACTGCTCGACGGCGGGCGCTCCAAGTGGGTCGCCGAGGGCCGCGAGATGGTCACCGACACGCCCACCCCGGCCCGGGCCGACTACCCGGTCGTCGAGCGCGACGACGCGGGCATCCGGGCGTTCAAGGAGGACGTGCTGGATCACCTCGGGCTCGTGTCGAGCGGCGGTGGGGCGCTGGTCGACGTGCGCTCGCTGCCGGAGTACACCGGCGAGAAGCTGCACATGCCGGACTACCCGCAGGAGGGCGCGGTCCGCGGCGGGCACATCCCGGGTGCCGCGAGCGTCCCGTGGGCCCGTGCCGCCGCCGAGGACGGCTCCTTCAAGTCGCGTGCCGAACTGGCCGCCATCTACGAGCAGGAGCAGGGCCTCGCGCCGTCCGACGACGTCGTCGCCTACTGCCGGATCGGTGAGCGCTCCAGCCACACCTGGTTCGTGCTGACCTACCTGCTGGGCTTCGATCGGGTCCGCAACTACGACGGCAGCTGGACCGAGTGGGGCAACGCTGTGCGGGTTCCGATCGCGCAGGGCGAGGAGCGCGGGTGA